Proteins encoded together in one Psychrobacter sp. 28M-43 window:
- a CDS encoding xanthine dehydrogenase family protein molybdopterin-binding subunit, with amino-acid sequence MSLFESINQSEPTKKMTMDEPVESLFSTTASKLVGKPINRVDGSLKVSGQASYSAEIHLDNKAYGVLVGATIAKGQVENIDSSSLDGIPNIIKVVTDPKHFLRNSQQGGLKKAPKQGATEIFYHGQPIAVVIAETFEAATEGANALKVTYKDETDQAALNFTKELSNAHAVDEKKGSDKNYVQGDPEQGLADAEVTLDRFYHTPSQNSSAMEPHATLAHWEGDKLVLYTANQMLASCKQQVMDALDLNKDQVQLIAHYVGGGFGSKLGIAPESIAAAIASKELGRPVLITMTRPQVMEATVRRSNTRQRIAIGCDKNGVIDTLIHDTISSNLPDEAFFEPTALSTHYLYSGKNRRVNYEMVDMNQVLSGSMRAPGEAVGMIAVECAMDELAAQLDLDPLELRRRNEPEKDPSKDIPFSTRQLIACMEQGAEHFGWSQRNTKPASQLEGDWWIGTGMAAAARGNQLQSSEARATLQIDKSKALGVKAVIETDMTDIGTGSYTVFSQVAADLLGLPIDHIEMKLGDSALPPASGSGGSWGAASAGSGVYLACEQLREMLAAKVGLYPDTIQLDNGQIKQVGKHDLTAVEAAKENGQAFADSTIDKISENTGVSFSENVLEEQSESEKYDFDNIESYALADVVAGYDEQKVSAKGQIKPGKNGKKYRQSSFGANFAEVAVHKVTGEIRVKRMTGAFAAGRILNHKTATSQCYGGMVFGIGSALMEEVIHDKRDGRLCNHDLAEYHVPVNADVPQLDVILVEEDDPYTNPMHIKGIGETAIAGAAAAIANAVYNAVGVRVYDFPITLDKLLYEMPE; translated from the coding sequence ATGTCATTATTTGAATCAATCAATCAATCAGAACCGACCAAAAAAATGACAATGGATGAGCCTGTTGAGTCTTTGTTTAGCACAACAGCGAGCAAACTGGTCGGTAAGCCAATTAACCGTGTTGACGGCTCGCTGAAGGTTAGTGGTCAAGCGTCTTACAGTGCCGAAATTCACTTAGACAATAAAGCGTACGGTGTTTTAGTCGGTGCGACCATTGCCAAAGGACAAGTCGAAAATATCGATAGCAGTTCTTTAGACGGCATTCCTAATATTATCAAGGTCGTGACAGACCCTAAGCACTTCTTGCGTAACTCTCAGCAAGGTGGATTAAAAAAAGCGCCAAAGCAGGGAGCGACTGAGATTTTTTATCATGGTCAGCCTATTGCGGTGGTCATCGCTGAAACCTTTGAGGCAGCAACGGAAGGAGCGAATGCACTTAAAGTCACTTATAAAGATGAGACTGACCAAGCAGCATTGAATTTTACCAAAGAGTTGTCTAACGCCCATGCAGTCGATGAAAAAAAAGGCTCTGACAAAAATTATGTCCAGGGAGATCCTGAGCAAGGTCTAGCTGATGCTGAAGTAACACTAGATCGCTTCTATCATACGCCAAGTCAAAACAGCTCGGCGATGGAGCCACATGCGACATTGGCACATTGGGAAGGGGATAAGCTCGTTCTTTATACGGCAAATCAAATGCTCGCGTCTTGCAAGCAGCAAGTGATGGATGCGCTAGACTTAAATAAAGATCAAGTTCAATTAATTGCACACTATGTCGGTGGTGGGTTTGGTAGCAAGCTCGGTATCGCCCCTGAATCTATTGCCGCTGCTATTGCGTCAAAAGAGCTTGGTCGACCAGTATTGATTACCATGACCCGTCCACAAGTGATGGAAGCCACAGTTAGACGCTCAAATACTCGTCAGCGCATTGCAATTGGCTGCGATAAAAATGGCGTTATCGATACGTTAATTCACGATACCATTTCTAGTAATTTGCCAGACGAGGCGTTCTTTGAGCCAACTGCCTTGTCTACGCACTATCTATACAGTGGTAAAAACCGCCGTGTAAATTATGAAATGGTCGACATGAACCAAGTGCTATCAGGTTCGATGCGTGCGCCTGGTGAAGCGGTCGGTATGATTGCCGTTGAATGTGCAATGGATGAATTGGCTGCGCAGTTAGACCTTGATCCTCTAGAGCTGCGCCGCCGTAATGAACCCGAAAAAGACCCTAGTAAAGACATTCCATTTTCGACGCGCCAGCTGATTGCTTGTATGGAGCAAGGTGCTGAGCATTTTGGTTGGAGTCAGCGCAACACAAAACCTGCCAGTCAATTAGAAGGCGACTGGTGGATAGGCACAGGCATGGCTGCGGCCGCACGTGGTAATCAGTTACAGTCTTCTGAAGCGCGCGCAACTTTGCAAATCGATAAGTCAAAAGCGCTCGGTGTCAAAGCGGTTATTGAGACAGATATGACAGATATTGGTACAGGGTCTTATACCGTATTTTCTCAGGTAGCTGCAGATTTATTAGGACTACCTATTGACCATATCGAGATGAAGTTAGGCGATAGTGCCTTACCACCTGCATCTGGTTCTGGTGGTAGTTGGGGCGCAGCGAGTGCAGGTAGTGGTGTCTACCTCGCTTGTGAGCAGCTGCGTGAAATGTTAGCAGCAAAAGTCGGCCTATATCCTGATACGATTCAGCTGGATAATGGTCAAATTAAGCAAGTAGGTAAGCACGATCTGACTGCAGTAGAGGCAGCCAAAGAGAACGGTCAAGCGTTTGCTGATAGCACTATTGATAAAATATCTGAAAATACAGGAGTTTCGTTTTCAGAGAATGTATTAGAAGAACAGTCAGAATCAGAAAAATATGATTTTGACAATATAGAATCATATGCGCTTGCTGACGTGGTCGCAGGATATGATGAGCAAAAGGTCAGTGCCAAAGGGCAGATAAAGCCAGGTAAAAATGGTAAGAAGTATCGTCAGTCTTCTTTTGGTGCAAACTTCGCTGAAGTGGCCGTGCATAAGGTCACGGGTGAGATTCGAGTAAAACGCATGACAGGCGCATTTGCCGCAGGTCGTATTCTTAACCACAAGACAGCGACTTCGCAATGCTATGGCGGCATGGTGTTTGGTATTGGTTCAGCGTTGATGGAAGAGGTCATCCATGATAAACGTGACGGTCGCCTATGTAACCATGACCTCGCTGAGTATCATGTGCCAGTTAATGCCGATGTACCGCAGTTAGATGTGATATTGGTCGAAGAGGATGATCCTTATACCAACCCGATGCATATCAAAGGTATTGGTGAGACGGCTATTGCCGGTGCTGCCGCTGCGATTGCTAACGCTGTCTACAATGCCGTCGGCGTACGTGTTTATGATTTTCCGATTACTCTCGATAAGCTGCTTTACGAGATGCCAGAGTAA
- a CDS encoding FAD binding domain-containing protein encodes MKRFEYNRADAPEQAAISASTEDASFIAGGTNLLDLMKLEIETPIKLVDITRLELEKVETTADGGLRIGTLVTNSDLAAHPEVIANYPVLSRAILAGATGQLRNKATTGGNFLQRTRCYYFYQTDSACNKREPGTGCPAINGENRTLAILGTSDACIAQHPSDMAVAMCLLDATIETVKADGSTRSIDVKDFYCLPKDTPHIENVLEAGELITHVVLPAPIKGMHTYDKVRDRASYAFALVSCAAVIDADNNGNLKTVRLAFGGIGTEPWRNEAVEALLTDTDGNNDVIAQAADLLLNDAKGNGQNDFKIPLTRRLLKQVIQRALAGEGA; translated from the coding sequence ATGAAACGCTTTGAATATAATCGTGCTGATGCACCAGAGCAAGCGGCAATATCTGCCAGTACTGAAGATGCGTCTTTTATCGCAGGTGGTACCAACTTACTAGACTTGATGAAGTTAGAGATTGAGACGCCAATTAAATTGGTCGATATTACCCGTTTAGAGTTAGAAAAGGTCGAAACCACTGCTGATGGTGGTTTGCGCATCGGTACGCTTGTGACCAATAGTGATTTGGCAGCACATCCTGAAGTTATTGCCAATTACCCAGTATTGTCCAGAGCGATTTTGGCAGGGGCGACTGGACAGCTGCGTAATAAAGCAACGACTGGCGGTAATTTCTTACAGCGCACCCGTTGTTATTATTTTTATCAGACAGACAGCGCCTGCAACAAGCGTGAACCGGGAACAGGTTGTCCAGCTATCAATGGCGAGAACCGTACGCTGGCTATTTTAGGCACGAGCGATGCCTGTATTGCTCAGCATCCATCTGATATGGCAGTGGCCATGTGCTTGCTGGATGCCACTATCGAGACAGTGAAGGCGGACGGGTCTACTCGTTCTATTGATGTGAAAGACTTTTATTGCTTACCAAAAGACACGCCGCATATCGAAAACGTATTAGAAGCAGGCGAGTTAATTACTCACGTTGTATTACCTGCGCCTATCAAAGGTATGCATACTTATGACAAAGTGCGAGATCGCGCCTCTTATGCATTTGCACTCGTATCCTGTGCCGCAGTGATAGACGCTGATAATAACGGCAATCTGAAAACGGTGCGATTGGCATTTGGTGGTATCGGTACTGAGCCATGGCGTAACGAAGCGGTGGAGGCACTGTTGACGGATACTGATGGCAATAATGACGTTATCGCGCAAGCTGCCGATCTGTTATTGAATGATGCCAAAGGTAATGGTCAAAACGACTTTAAGATACCGTTGACGCGTCGCCTACTAAAACAAGTCATTCAGCGCGCACTAGCGGGCGAGGGAGCATAA
- a CDS encoding 2Fe-2S iron-sulfur cluster-binding protein, giving the protein MSTLTLTINKQDYQLENLDARTTLLDVCRQHLQITGPKKGCDHGQCGACTMLINGRRVNSCLTLAVMHDGDEITTIEGIGMPESLSALQQAFKDNDAFQCGYCTPGQICSATALIEEVKQNWPSHVSTDLQNPDGRLVQEVAERMSGNICRCSAYPNIIKAISQVLESQVSDSQVSESSAQTTDNAVQNSSVTGIWSPPPSEAQLGRTSANNKTAAATTGGRS; this is encoded by the coding sequence ATGTCTACTTTGACCTTAACAATTAATAAGCAAGATTATCAGCTTGAAAATCTTGACGCCCGTACGACACTGCTCGACGTCTGTCGTCAGCACCTACAAATTACTGGGCCCAAAAAAGGCTGCGATCACGGTCAATGCGGGGCTTGTACCATGCTCATTAATGGACGACGGGTTAATTCCTGTCTGACACTCGCCGTTATGCATGATGGTGATGAGATTACAACGATCGAAGGCATTGGGATGCCAGAATCACTATCGGCATTGCAGCAAGCGTTTAAAGACAATGATGCCTTTCAGTGCGGGTATTGTACGCCTGGTCAGATTTGTTCAGCCACCGCTTTGATAGAAGAAGTAAAGCAAAATTGGCCAAGCCATGTCAGCACAGATTTGCAAAATCCTGATGGTCGCCTTGTACAAGAAGTTGCTGAGCGCATGAGCGGTAACATCTGTCGCTGCTCAGCTTATCCAAATATCATTAAAGCCATTTCACAAGTGCTTGAAAGCCAGGTATCAGATAGTCAAGTATCAGAGTCTAGTGCTCAAACAACAGACAACGCAGTGCAAAACTCAAGCGTGACAGGTATCTGGTCACCGCCACCGAGCGAGGCACAACTTGGTAGGACCTCAGCGAATAACAAGACAGCAGCTGCTACAACAGGAGGCCGCTCATGA
- the nfsB gene encoding oxygen-insensitive NAD(P)H nitroreductase translates to MKNITEAMNWRYSTKEFDTNKKISAEDFQSLKDILRLSPSSTNIQPWHFVIADDEAGKARIAKGTEGMYEFNDAKVKGASHVIVFCSRVYADDEFLDDILEKEDADGRFAEPKFKEQMHQTRKMFLDIRRYEQKDEPHWLIEQLYLNMGALLLGAATLGIDAVPMEGADLKALDEEFDLRSKGYTAVAVVSLGYRSKDDFNAELSKSRFDEETIITKA, encoded by the coding sequence ATGAAAAATATTACTGAAGCAATGAACTGGCGCTACAGCACAAAAGAATTTGATACCAATAAGAAAATCTCAGCAGAAGATTTCCAAAGTCTAAAGGATATTTTGCGCCTTAGTCCTTCGAGTACCAACATTCAGCCGTGGCATTTTGTCATTGCTGATGATGAAGCAGGTAAAGCCCGAATCGCAAAAGGCACTGAGGGCATGTATGAGTTCAACGATGCCAAAGTAAAAGGTGCCTCGCACGTTATTGTATTCTGTAGCCGTGTCTATGCTGATGATGAGTTTTTGGATGACATCTTAGAAAAAGAAGATGCAGATGGTCGTTTCGCAGAGCCAAAATTTAAAGAACAAATGCATCAAACGCGTAAAATGTTTTTAGACATTCGTCGTTATGAGCAAAAGGACGAGCCACATTGGTTGATAGAGCAATTGTATCTTAATATGGGCGCTTTGCTACTAGGAGCAGCAACCTTAGGTATTGATGCGGTGCCGATGGAAGGGGCGGATTTGAAAGCACTTGATGAAGAGTTTGATTTACGTAGTAAAGGCTACACCGCTGTGGCGGTCGTGTCGCTTGGTTATCGTAGTAAAGATGACTTTAACGCTGAGCTGTCAAAATCACGTTTTGATGAAGAAACGATTATCACGAAAGCCTAG
- a CDS encoding DsbA family oxidoreductase, which translates to MSTSEKPLRIDIVSDVVCPWCVIGYRQLAAALEKTNTAHTIHWHPFELNPNMPSEGQNLREHIIEKYGSTKQESDASRVRMTEAGQEVGFEFNFNDDTRMHNTFNLHQLLHFADQQGRMHELKQALFAAHFTNNRDISDINVLADIAAETGLDRSESLAVLEGQFFAKEVRAEEQHWQQQGIQSVPAIIFKERHLVSGAQGVENYISILEQLANMTE; encoded by the coding sequence ATGAGCACATCAGAAAAACCACTCCGAATAGATATCGTCTCAGACGTCGTCTGCCCTTGGTGCGTTATCGGCTATCGTCAATTGGCAGCAGCACTTGAGAAAACCAATACCGCTCACACTATTCACTGGCACCCGTTTGAGCTAAACCCAAACATGCCAAGCGAAGGTCAAAATCTACGTGAGCACATTATCGAGAAGTACGGCTCTACTAAACAAGAGTCAGATGCTAGCCGAGTCAGAATGACTGAAGCTGGACAGGAAGTTGGCTTTGAATTTAACTTCAATGATGACACACGTATGCACAACACCTTTAATTTGCATCAGCTGCTACATTTCGCTGATCAACAAGGCCGCATGCATGAATTAAAGCAAGCTTTGTTTGCCGCGCATTTCACTAACAATAGAGATATCTCAGATATCAATGTGCTTGCCGATATTGCAGCAGAGACTGGGCTTGATCGTAGTGAATCATTGGCAGTGTTGGAAGGTCAATTCTTTGCGAAAGAAGTACGAGCAGAAGAACAGCATTGGCAACAGCAAGGCATCCAAAGTGTACCAGCGATTATCTTTAAGGAGCGTCATCTGGTCAGCGGTGCTCAAGGGGTCGAAAACTACATCAGTATATTAGAGCAATTGGCCAACATGACTGAGTAA
- a CDS encoding haloacid dehalogenase type II, translating to MSSERFPSIIVFDVNETLLDIDTLTPLFTRVFGKQRVLREWFAQLVLYSQTMTLSGLYTPFGELGVGALQMVADIRQVTLTDADINEFKERMNALPAHPDAAPALTRLRDAGFRLVTLTNSASSASPTPLEKAGLSQFFEQHFSIETVGKFKPAPDTYQLVADTLAVDTSDLCLVACHLWDTIGAQAAGCRGAFLTRPYNAMLNAPNVPVPDLTSSDLSTLADQIISKKSA from the coding sequence ATGTCTTCTGAACGCTTTCCCTCGATTATTGTGTTCGACGTCAACGAAACATTGCTCGATATCGACACGCTAACGCCTTTATTCACCCGCGTCTTTGGCAAGCAAAGAGTACTGCGAGAATGGTTCGCTCAGCTGGTACTGTACTCGCAAACTATGACGTTATCCGGCCTCTATACGCCTTTCGGTGAGCTCGGCGTTGGTGCATTGCAAATGGTTGCTGATATCAGACAAGTGACTTTGACAGACGCCGATATCAATGAGTTCAAAGAAAGAATGAATGCGTTACCTGCGCATCCTGATGCAGCGCCAGCACTGACTCGTTTGCGTGATGCAGGGTTTCGCCTGGTCACGCTGACCAATTCAGCAAGCAGTGCGTCCCCAACGCCATTAGAAAAAGCTGGTCTCAGTCAATTCTTTGAGCAGCACTTTAGCATTGAGACTGTTGGCAAGTTCAAGCCAGCACCTGATACTTACCAATTGGTAGCTGATACGCTAGCCGTTGATACGTCAGATTTATGCCTTGTCGCCTGTCACCTTTGGGATACCATAGGTGCACAAGCGGCAGGTTGTCGCGGTGCATTTTTGACCCGTCCTTATAATGCGATGCTAAACGCGCCAAATGTACCAGTTCCAGATTTGACCTCATCAGACTTATCGACATTAGCGGATCAAATCATTAGCAAAAAAAGTGCTTGA
- a CDS encoding S-(hydroxymethyl)glutathione dehydrogenase/class III alcohol dehydrogenase, whose translation MSDKFIKSKAAIAWGPKQPLSIEEVDVMLPRKGEVLVKIVASGVCHTDAFTLSGEDPEGVFPAILGHEGGGIVEQVGEGVTSVQVGDHVIPLYTAECGVCKMCRSGKTNLCSAVRETQGKGLMPDGTTRFYKDGEPIYHYMGCSTFSEYTVLPEISLAKVNKEAPLEEVCLLGCGVTTGMGAVMNTAKVEEGATVAIFGLGGIGLSAVIGAAMAKASRIIAIDINESKFELAKKLGATDCINPKDYDKPIQEVIVELTDGGVDYSFECIGNVDVMRSALECCHKGWGESVIIGVAGAGQEISTRPFQLVTGRVWKGSAFGGVKGRTELPGYVERYLAGEIPLQDFITHTMPIEDVNEAFDLMHKGESIRTVVHFSE comes from the coding sequence ATGTCAGATAAATTTATTAAATCAAAAGCCGCCATTGCTTGGGGTCCAAAACAGCCATTATCTATCGAAGAAGTGGACGTCATGCTACCGCGTAAAGGTGAAGTATTGGTCAAAATCGTTGCCAGTGGTGTTTGTCACACAGACGCTTTTACCTTATCTGGTGAAGACCCAGAAGGCGTATTCCCTGCGATCTTGGGCCATGAAGGCGGCGGTATCGTTGAGCAAGTTGGCGAAGGTGTGACCAGCGTTCAGGTCGGCGACCATGTCATTCCGTTATACACGGCAGAATGTGGCGTCTGTAAAATGTGCCGCTCAGGCAAAACCAATCTTTGCTCGGCAGTGCGCGAGACTCAAGGTAAGGGTTTGATGCCAGATGGCACCACACGTTTCTATAAAGATGGCGAACCGATCTACCATTATATGGGTTGCTCGACTTTCTCTGAGTACACGGTTTTACCAGAGATTTCTTTGGCGAAAGTCAATAAAGAAGCGCCATTGGAAGAAGTTTGCTTGCTTGGTTGCGGTGTGACTACTGGCATGGGCGCGGTTATGAATACTGCAAAAGTCGAAGAGGGCGCGACAGTGGCTATCTTTGGACTGGGCGGTATCGGACTGTCAGCAGTGATTGGTGCTGCCATGGCAAAAGCCAGCCGTATCATCGCGATTGATATCAATGAAAGCAAGTTTGAGTTAGCCAAAAAGCTAGGGGCAACTGACTGTATCAACCCGAAAGATTACGACAAGCCGATTCAAGAAGTTATCGTTGAGCTAACCGATGGCGGTGTTGATTATTCATTTGAATGTATCGGTAATGTCGATGTTATGCGTTCAGCGCTAGAGTGCTGCCACAAAGGTTGGGGCGAGTCAGTCATCATCGGTGTGGCTGGTGCTGGACAAGAAATCTCAACCCGTCCATTCCAGTTAGTGACTGGTCGAGTCTGGAAGGGCTCCGCATTTGGTGGTGTAAAAGGTCGCACAGAACTACCAGGTTATGTCGAGCGCTATCTAGCAGGCGAGATTCCTTTACAAGACTTCATCACTCATACGATGCCAATAGAAGACGTCAACGAAGCGTTTGACTTGATGCACAAAGGCGAAAGTATCCGTACGGTTGTACACTTCTCAGAGTAA
- a CDS encoding LysR family transcriptional regulator, with the protein MRWEGISEFVYVAEYESFTRGAKELGISTAQVSRQISALEKRLNIKLLYRTTRKVSLTEEGRVFYQHCRSVLDGLDAAEQAVSNLQSKPQGRIKLTAPVTYGEQQLLPLINDFMMQYHDIEVTAFLSNQKIDLIEGGYDLAIRIGKLHDSTMMAKKLSLRTNFVCAAPSYLKKHGIPHHLSDLSQHNCLLGTRDYWHFIDTTKAKENSNTHGKTDNQQTSVERNLRVSGTVQYNSGYSLVDAALKGLGIVQLPDYYVQKYLASGELVSLLDDYREPEESIWAIYPHNRHLSPKIRLLVDYLAEHLV; encoded by the coding sequence ATGCGTTGGGAAGGGATTAGTGAGTTTGTCTATGTCGCAGAATATGAGAGCTTTACGCGTGGTGCCAAAGAGCTGGGTATCTCAACCGCACAAGTCAGCCGTCAGATCAGCGCGTTAGAAAAACGCTTAAATATAAAGCTGCTATATCGAACCACTCGCAAGGTCTCATTAACCGAAGAAGGCCGCGTATTCTATCAGCATTGCCGCAGTGTACTCGATGGCTTGGATGCCGCTGAGCAAGCCGTAAGCAACTTACAATCAAAGCCCCAAGGCAGGATAAAACTAACAGCGCCCGTTACTTATGGTGAGCAGCAATTATTACCACTTATCAATGATTTTATGATGCAGTATCACGATATCGAAGTGACTGCCTTTTTGAGTAATCAGAAAATTGATTTGATTGAAGGGGGTTATGATTTGGCCATTCGTATCGGCAAATTGCATGACTCGACGATGATGGCAAAAAAACTTAGCTTGCGCACTAACTTTGTCTGCGCTGCGCCCTCTTATCTAAAAAAACATGGTATACCGCACCATTTAAGTGATCTAAGTCAACATAACTGCCTACTAGGTACTCGTGACTACTGGCATTTTATAGATACCACTAAAGCAAAAGAGAACAGTAATACTCATGGTAAGACGGACAACCAACAAACGAGCGTAGAAAGGAATCTGCGTGTCTCTGGTACGGTGCAATACAATAGCGGCTATAGTCTGGTCGATGCTGCGCTAAAAGGGCTAGGTATCGTACAGCTGCCTGATTACTATGTGCAAAAGTACTTAGCGTCTGGCGAGTTAGTCAGTTTACTCGATGACTATAGAGAACCCGAAGAAAGCATTTGGGCTATTTATCCGCATAACCGTCATTTATCACCAAAAATTAGGCTGCTCGTAGATTATTTGGCAGAACATTTGGTTTAA
- a CDS encoding DUF302 domain-containing protein, translating to MIKIVSIAALAVAVSSCASIDTLLDKTNSTGAMTDTTTSINAEKGLVTLQSNHSVQDTAEKLVSVIESKGMKVFARVDHQKNAQSVDLSLRPTQVVMFGNPKAGTPLMNCEQTVAIDLPQKILISEDADKKVWLSYNNPDYLKTRHNIKGCDTEIANISKALNAISTAAIAK from the coding sequence ATGATTAAAATCGTCTCTATAGCTGCGCTAGCAGTGGCCGTTTCCTCTTGTGCCAGTATCGATACGCTATTGGATAAAACCAATAGCACTGGTGCTATGACAGACACAACAACCTCTATCAATGCTGAAAAAGGCTTGGTAACTTTACAAAGCAATCACTCCGTACAAGATACCGCAGAAAAACTGGTCTCAGTTATCGAAAGTAAGGGTATGAAAGTATTTGCACGAGTCGATCATCAGAAAAATGCACAAAGTGTCGACTTATCATTGAGACCAACGCAAGTCGTTATGTTTGGTAACCCTAAAGCAGGTACGCCATTAATGAACTGTGAGCAAACTGTTGCCATTGATTTGCCGCAAAAAATCTTAATTAGCGAAGATGCCGATAAAAAAGTATGGCTGTCATACAACAACCCTGACTACCTCAAGACACGCCACAATATAAAAGGTTGCGATACTGAGATTGCTAATATCTCAAAAGCACTTAACGCTATCAGTACTGCAGCAATAGCAAAATAA
- a CDS encoding DUF4031 domain-containing protein — protein sequence MAIYVDFVQIKFKGHKWCHMLADSLQELHDFAAFIELDERLFHRDASYPHYDITVQMREIAIAQGAIPADRKKIIECAKKLKVELNDQIEQSSHS from the coding sequence ATGGCGATATACGTAGATTTTGTACAGATAAAATTTAAAGGCCATAAGTGGTGTCATATGTTGGCGGATAGCTTGCAAGAGCTGCATGACTTTGCGGCGTTCATTGAATTAGATGAGCGACTATTTCATCGTGATGCCAGTTATCCTCACTATGATATCACGGTTCAAATGCGTGAAATCGCTATTGCACAAGGTGCTATTCCTGCCGATAGAAAAAAGATTATCGAGTGCGCAAAAAAATTAAAAGTAGAGTTGAATGACCAGATAGAGCAATCTAGTCATTCTTGA